A region from the Gemmatimonadota bacterium genome encodes:
- the lpxB gene encoding lipid-A-disaccharide synthase — protein MPVAVTVPHAWQGGGQGGGQGGRRGGQNPAGLVRRVQTEESKPLRIMIIAGEASGEMHGAGVVAALKARRPETDVFGVGGERMERAGCALVYHIERFSVMGLTEVVRHLPFIRRALRRLDGLLESRRPDLVILIDYPDFNLRLARKARKRGIPVLYYISPQVWAWRPRRIHAIVRNVDCMAVVFPFEVELYEKAGGNVVFVGHPLLEVLESRQSRTEFCESAGLDPDQPIIGMLPGSRVMEVERMLPAMAGTLKSVQQELPGTQGVIGLAPTVSRTDLTACLAGNADLEEDAGRVPVVEGSTYEVMRHADLLLVTSGTATLESACFGTPLLVLYRMSRPSWWIARRLVSIPDIGLVNVVAGRRIAPEFLQDDVEPESLSPVVMELLKDPAKRQAMARELREVRSRLGTPGASSRVADLALDMAGGTGEHQPDDEESGPLGESGPREESGPLGGSGPREESGPLGESGPCEESGPLGESGPREESGPCGEGKADGGH, from the coding sequence ATGCCCGTCGCTGTTACCGTACCGCACGCCTGGCAGGGCGGCGGGCAGGGCGGCGGGCAGGGCGGCAGGCGGGGCGGGCAGAATCCAGCGGGCCTGGTACGCCGGGTTCAAACCGAGGAGTCGAAGCCGTTGCGGATTATGATTATCGCCGGCGAAGCGTCGGGTGAGATGCACGGAGCGGGAGTCGTGGCCGCGCTCAAGGCCAGGCGACCGGAAACCGATGTATTCGGCGTCGGCGGGGAACGCATGGAGCGGGCCGGCTGCGCGCTGGTCTACCACATCGAACGCTTCTCGGTCATGGGTCTTACCGAGGTCGTCCGGCATCTGCCCTTCATTCGCCGGGCATTGCGGCGGCTGGACGGGCTCCTCGAATCCCGGCGTCCCGACCTGGTCATCCTCATCGACTATCCCGACTTCAATCTCCGCCTCGCCCGCAAGGCGCGCAAGCGGGGCATACCCGTCCTATACTACATCAGTCCCCAGGTCTGGGCCTGGAGGCCGCGGCGGATCCACGCCATCGTGCGTAACGTGGACTGCATGGCCGTGGTCTTTCCATTCGAAGTGGAACTGTACGAGAAAGCCGGGGGTAACGTGGTCTTCGTCGGCCACCCCCTGCTGGAGGTGCTCGAAAGCAGGCAATCCAGGACCGAATTTTGCGAATCCGCGGGCCTCGATCCCGACCAACCGATCATCGGGATGCTGCCGGGCAGCCGTGTCATGGAAGTGGAACGCATGCTGCCCGCGATGGCGGGAACCCTGAAGTCCGTCCAGCAGGAACTACCCGGGACCCAGGGCGTCATCGGACTGGCGCCAACCGTCTCCAGGACCGACTTGACGGCGTGTCTCGCGGGGAATGCGGACCTGGAAGAAGACGCAGGGAGGGTCCCCGTGGTGGAAGGAAGCACCTACGAGGTCATGCGCCACGCCGACCTGTTGCTCGTCACGTCGGGAACGGCAACCCTGGAATCCGCCTGCTTCGGCACGCCCCTGCTGGTCCTCTACCGCATGTCCCGCCCGTCCTGGTGGATCGCCCGCCGCCTGGTCAGCATACCGGACATCGGCCTGGTGAACGTGGTCGCGGGAAGGCGAATCGCTCCGGAGTTTCTCCAGGACGACGTCGAACCGGAATCGCTGTCGCCCGTGGTCATGGAGCTGTTGAAGGACCCGGCGAAACGGCAGGCCATGGCACGCGAACTCCGGGAAGTACGAAGCCGGCTGGGAACACCGGGCGCATCGTCGCGCGTCGCCGATCTGGCCCTGGACATGGCGGGCGGCACGGGCGAGCATCAACCGGACGATGAGGAAAGCGGGCCGCTCGGGGAAAGTGGACCCCGCGAGGAAAGCGGACCGCTCGGGGGAAGTGGACCCCGCGAGGAAAGCGGGCCGCTCGGGGAAAGTGGACCCTGCGAGGAAAGCGGGCCGCTCGGGGAAAGTGGACCCCGCGAGGAAAGCGGACCGTGCGGGGAAGGGAAAGCCGATGGCGGGCATTGA
- a CDS encoding lysophospholipid acyltransferase family protein: MAGIESPVYTLIGKLSAGAIGLLGRSLTIHRIGAEYLEQAREGGGQVLYAFWHEGLLVATYAFRRQGIQVLVSQHRDGEFIARAIECMGYGTIRGSSTRGGTRALFRMAAVGAAGDDLGVTVDGPRGPRLQVKPGTLIIAGRSGLPIVPFAVASHKACLLSSWDRFMVPRPFSKTAIAFGEPLTVPADASVERLEPYRAELQRRLLEARETAGRSLDAS, encoded by the coding sequence ATGGCGGGCATTGAAAGCCCCGTATATACTCTGATCGGAAAACTGAGCGCCGGCGCCATTGGTCTGCTTGGAAGGTCGCTCACCATCCACAGGATCGGCGCGGAGTATCTTGAGCAAGCCCGGGAAGGCGGCGGGCAGGTGTTGTACGCCTTCTGGCACGAGGGCCTGCTGGTGGCCACCTATGCTTTTCGCCGGCAGGGAATTCAGGTACTGGTGAGCCAGCACCGGGACGGTGAGTTCATTGCCCGGGCTATCGAGTGCATGGGATACGGGACCATTCGAGGATCGTCTACCCGGGGCGGAACGCGCGCCTTGTTCCGCATGGCGGCGGTCGGTGCGGCCGGAGACGACCTGGGGGTAACCGTGGACGGTCCCCGGGGTCCCCGTCTCCAGGTCAAACCGGGCACGCTGATCATCGCCGGGAGGTCCGGCCTGCCCATCGTGCCCTTCGCGGTCGCTTCGCACAAGGCGTGCTTGCTTTCGAGCTGGGACCGGTTCATGGTCCCACGCCCCTTTTCCAAGACGGCGATCGCCTTCGGAGAACCCTTGACCGTACCCGCAGACGCATCGGTCGAGCGTCTCGAACCCTACCGGGCCGAACTACAGAGACGCCTGTTGGAAGCGAGGGAAACCGCCGGACGAAGCCTGGACGCGTCCTGA